One window of the Salvia splendens isolate huo1 chromosome 1, SspV2, whole genome shotgun sequence genome contains the following:
- the LOC121807662 gene encoding gamma-cadinene synthase-like: MAAANMVSANSSNVRHIRPHIVLFKPSMWGDIFSSFSFDNQVQEKYSEEMEALKKEMGRMLMVAESTKLMILIDKLERLGVAYHFENEIEQKLKQIYDSKDDDEEDSDLFTTALRFRLLRQHQFPVSCDVFNKFVEKDCKWKPESHGSDIEGILSLYEAAHVRIRNEKLLDEAAKFTFDQLNYILPASESPIVKEKVQQALKHSIHRGLPILNIRFYISIYEREGTTDELLLKLAKLNFNFLQNIYRKELVELTRWWDKFDLKNKLPYARDRVVECYLWGNAFRYEPRYSYLRVTVAKNMQLVSIMDDTYDNYATLEEDDLLTEILERWNLDEIDVLPDFMKVVYRFIMSTYEDFVVDAEKQGKSFVVPYYREAVKQLGRAYNQEQKWIMERQMPGFDEYMTNSVITSCMYVMFTSLVPGMKSVDEASIQWLLSEPKIVISTAKMGRTLEDLGSHERENRDGKMVTVVDCYMKDKGVSKQEAISEFVELVENGWKDVTAEWAKGSSSVPKEMVEQLLNYGRVAEVTYKSKEDGYTNPEKYLGPLIASLYVDPLPLYV; the protein is encoded by the exons ATGGCTGCAGCAAATATGGTGAGTGCTAATTCAAGCAACGTGAGGCATATCCGCCCTCACATTGTCTTATTCAAGCCAAGCATGTGGGGTGAcattttctcttcattttctTTCGATAATCAG GTGCAGGAAAAATACTCTGAGGAAATGGAAGCACTAAAGAAGGAAATGGGAAGAATGTTAATGGTTGCAGAGTCTACAAAATTGATGATATTGATCGACAAACTTGAGCGTTTGGGTGTCGCATATCATTTTGAGAACGAGATCGAACAGAAGCTCAAACAAATTTATGATTCCAAAGACGACGACGAAGAAGATTCTGATTTATTCACTACTGCGCTTCGGTTTCGTTTGCTAAGACAACATCAGTTTCCTGTTTCTTGCG ATGTTTTCAACAAATTTGTGGAGAAAGACTGCAAATGGAAACCAGAAAGCCATGGCAGCGACATCGAAGGCATCCTAAGTTTGTACGAGGCAGCTCATGTCCGAATTCGCAATGAAAAATTATTAGACGAAGCTGCTAAATTCACATTTGATCAGTTGAATTACATCCTTCCAGCATCAGAGTCTCCCATTGTGAAAGAGAAAGTGCAGCAAGCTTTGAAGCACTCCATTCATAGAGGCCTTCCAATTTTAAATATCCGATTCTACATTTCCATCTATGAAAGAGAAGGAACAACCGATGAATTACTTCTCAAATTAGCCAAactcaatttcaatttcttgCAGAATATCTATAGGAAAGAGTTGGTTGAACTCACAAG GTGGTGGGATAAATTTGACTTAAAGAACAAACTGCCATATGCAAGAGACAGAGTTGTGGAGTGTTATCTATGGGGCAATGCGTTTCGTTACGAACCTCGATACTCTTACCTTCGAGTAACTGTTGCCAAGAACATGCAACTTGTGTCGATTATGGATGACACCTATGATAATTACGCTACACTTGAAGAGGATGATCTTTTAACCGAGATTCTCGAGAG GTGGAATTTGGATGAGATTGATGTGCTCCCTGATTTCATGAAAGTTGTTTATAGATTCATCATGAGTACATATGAAGATTTTGTAGTTGATGCAGAAAAGCAAGGAAAATCCTTCGTTGTCCCTTACTACAGAGAAGCA GTGAAACAGCTTGGTAGGGCTTATAATCAAGAGCAGAAGTGGATTATGGAAAGGCAAATGCCAGGTTTTGATGAATATATGACAAATTCAGTGATCACAAGCTGTATGTATGTGATGTTCACATCTCTTGTCCCCGGCATGAAATCTGTTGATGAAGCATCAATTCAATGGCTCCTCAGTGAGCCCAAAATCGTCATTTCCACGGCCAAGATGGGTCGAACCCTCGAAGACTTGGGCAGCCATGAA CGCGAGAATAGGGATGGGAAAATGGTGACGGTGGTGGATTGCTACATGAAAGACAAAGGCGTGTCGAAGCAAGAAGCGATTAGTGAGTTTGTGGAACTTGTTGAGAATGGATGGAAGGATGTAACAGCGGAGTGGGCTAAGGGGAGCAGCTCAGTGCCTAAGGAAATGGTGGAACAACTTCTAAACTACGGCCGCGTAGCTGAGGTCACTTACAAGAGTAAAGAAGATGGCTATACTAACCCTGAAAAGTATTTGGGGCCATTGATTGCATCTCTCTATGTGGATCCTCTTCCTCTCTACGTTTGA